In the Topomyia yanbarensis strain Yona2022 chromosome 3, ASM3024719v1, whole genome shotgun sequence genome, one interval contains:
- the LOC131691871 gene encoding uncharacterized protein LOC131691871, producing MNFGVLHWSYRDFRMMPEELRKCGQEVLEVYLKENFIPAIPAWFFEEMVRLKFICLAGNLLEELPEQISLLVNLETLDVSQNEIKALPKSLGCLHNLTVLKLNQNMLTHLPQEVGQLVNLEVLDVSNNRLNEIPVELSQCVNIKELILNDNQPLVQIPQKLFTLPQLVYVSAERCDLVLLPFAVNTVSLEVLKLFNNHALTHYPLALEKFMQPNYDLLNAVELKRIRKPFYHREIICEALQTKLIFPADLTAILDRRKSGHNASTLVEICLQKCYDQSERGVIHLPTTCLPVALYQKLQHGPVAICGSIPCGKSIFTRGILGLVKRRKHARPVIFSILFCSKICADLWFQYSCDDFSELNWTLI from the exons ATGAATTTCGGAGTGCTACACTGGAGCTATCGGGACTTTCGGATGATGCCTGAAGAACTACGAAAATGTGGACAAGAAGTATTGGAAGTGTATCTAAAGGAAAACTTCATTCCCGCTATCCCAGCGTGGTTTTTTGAAGAAATGGTTCGTCTGAAATTCATCTGCTTAGCCGGGAATCTACTGGAGGAGTTACCAGAACAAATATCGCTATTGGTGAACTTGGAGACACTCGATGTTTCGCAGAATGAAATAAAAGCGCTTCCGAAATCACTAGGATGCTTGCATAACTTGACTGTTTTGAAGTTGAACCAAAATATGCTAACGCATTTACCGCAAG AAGTAGGACAACTAGTTAATTTGGAGGTTTTGGACGTGTCCAACAATAGATTAAATGAAATCCCCGTCGAACTGTCGCAGTGCGTAAATATAAAGGAACTAATCCTGAATGATAATCAACCTCTAGTTCAAATACCTCAGAAACTATTCACACTGCCTCAACTTGTGTATGTTTCGGCTGAAAGATGTGACTTGGTGCTGCTTCCGTTCGCAGTGAATACTGTTTCGCTGGAAGTTCTTAAACTATTCAACAATCATGCGTTGACTCATTATCCGTTGGCGTTGGAGAAGTTTATGCAACCCAATTATGATTTGTTGAACGCTGTGGAACTGAAAAG gatACGGAAGCCATTCTACCACCGAGAAATCATCTGTGAAGCACTACAAACCAAACTGATATTTCCAGCCGACCTGACAGCGATCCTCGATCGACGGAAATCGGGTCATAATGCCAGTACTTTAGTTGAAATTTGTTTGCAAAAATGCTACGATCAATCGGAGAGGGGTGTTATCCATTTACCTACGACCTGTTTGCCAGTAGCTTTGTATCAGAAACTTCAGCATGGCCCTGTGGCCATCTGTGGAAGCATTCCATGCGGAAAAAGCATTTTCACTCGTGGTATTCTAGGGCTTGTTAAAAG ACGGAAACATGCTCGCCCAGTAATATTCAGCATCCTTTTCTGCTCTAAAATATGCGCTGATCTCTGGTTTCAATACAGCTGTGATGATTTCAGCGAGCTTAACTGGACATTGATTTGA